Within Anopheles ziemanni chromosome 2, idAnoZiCoDA_A2_x.2, whole genome shotgun sequence, the genomic segment TCAAATACCTTGGTCATGCCAGTTCCTTGAAAAAATTGAGCTCGAACAGTATTTGAAATAACCATCGGATTATGTATTATTATGTGTGCGGTGCTATTGAATATCTGCCTATGGTAATGGATTATTCATAAATAGATCGTGCGCAATGTGTTGTCTGATGTTATGCATGTTTCTAGATATATTGCTTGGTGTTATTTGTAAATCCAGCATTGGCTCACTTGGTACATTATTTCGTCATGAGTTTCGTTTTCTTAAGAAATTATGAAGATAAACTGCTGCTAATACCACTTTCTCCACAACTTCAGCATTTAATTCCATAGTTGTTCTAAGCACACGAAGCATGCTAGACATTAGGGCCTATTACGAGACTCGAATGTTCGAGAATTTCCGACTCGAACGACACATTTGCATTATGCCTCATCTTCGAGTTTCCGTTCGGCTCCCGTtcgagaacttttttgtcgatcAAAGTAATCTGTCGAACAATTTGGGAAAAAATGCATTACGGTTCTCGAACGGGATCTCGAATTCGACAAATTTTTATTCGTAGTGGTCTAGTGCTACGGAAAGTGCCAAAAAGTTCAATCGAAGAGACCTCACGGGAGTTCCAATAGTAAATTCCGATACATAAGATACACTTGAAGTAAAATATGGCGTTTTCATAATGCGAAGGTATCTTTTCGCTTtaaattggagaaaaaacacacaccgcaCTCTTCAcaaatttttcattgtttacaaaatgaCACAGTCGATTCACACCACTTCGACACATTCACATCGACTCGAACAAGTGAccgtaatgcaattttctctAACGTTCGAGTCGGCGGTTTCCGTGTGATGAGAGAGTTGTTCGAGTCTCGTAATAGTCCCTTttattccaaacacattctcaACGATTCGCCTAGTTCGTGAATGGCGGAATTTGAAATGTCGTACTGGTGTTCCAGGGGTTGTATTTTAAGGAAAAGGCTTAATGCACCATTCGTTCATAGCAAATGATTGATCTGCCAATAGCATGTATGGGACTTTTATGCTGTAAGGTACACGCAGTACTTCAGGTCCTGGTATGTTCAACTTGTGgttctcaattttttttaaatttcggtGTTAGCCAACATTTTGCATTGGTACCCAACATTAGCATAAATCAATACTCCGATCCACTGTTGCTTGGAGCTTTGATTAGAACGTAGTTATATAGTTTGAAGCAAATCATTTAGAAATACATACTCTGAATGTGTACTGCTAACTACCTAAGCGCCAAAGCGCCTTGTAAAACGCGCTCCGTACGCATGCTGACTTTTATACCGTTTTCAGATTTGTCGGCAACctaaaccgaagcaaaaccgaagttgtcacgacaaaaacgaaaaatggaggcccctttCAGGGGCCctccctctttttttcttctcttccttctacacattctcatgtttcgagctgttacgcggacttgaaccgcgttgtttccattccggtctctgcgcacctaccgcaagaccgtcgctctttgttgagaacggtgtgctaaaggcccaatatatatctactaGTTAGccgtttgtatggactgtatgggaatgcatcggtatacgctcaatccgctctagccatttaaacctctctCGGAGCGAATTCgtatggccaccgcgtttcggtttttgctcttcatttaaatgaatgaatcaaatgaaatgaatgaatgatcgctcgcgctgggtattcgacCACTCGTGCTGGgtctacgattgctcgcgctgggttttcgcgcagggcatttaaacttcgtatcgtattgcaatgcgcatgcgcactttgatgacttcacacatgagggttcggctagccaatcacaatcctcgatttttcagttcgaaTCAGCTGCCGCGGCAGCTGGTGGGTGCGctaaggagagatttctgactgtggcgggacggggaaatttctgcgttggtgtaaaagagacaaggctatcaccatctcgctctagCCCATTGATTTCCTATCTCGACCCGAAGCTTGTGGCGGTTTGGTAGTATATGAGTCACCTGTAGCCAAAAAACGCAATGCAATGGACAGCTTTATCCGAGGGCTTTTTGCTTCTCTCatgttggtaaaaaaaaaaaaaaaaaattcatgtTGGTATCTTGCTTTTTAATATACAGAGTTCCTGCTGCTAATAGATATTCGAAATCTCCACTACACATTCTCAATAAAATCCTAGTTGTTTCCACTTCTTCCTGTAGGTCAAACAGGAGAATTAGATTtctgtttaaaaacagttttcgcGTCCACATTCGCCGGAAACGGGATACGACGCTGCTCCTCAATTAGAATTCTCAACCTATTTAGGTTCACTCGCATGATCGCTAACTCTAATTGAATAGAATAATTCATTTTACAACACTTCATTCTTCAACCGTTTTTGCACAACTGTACAGTTTATTCACCACATTTTTTCGAGCGGCTGGAGCTTACGGGAGCTTCACGTGTGTCCGCAATGCCTCTCGCTCTGGTATCAACTGCCTCTTTCGTTCGTTATGTGCTGCCATTTTTCTGCTCGATACGAACGTCAAATCAGTTTGGcggttaatttgtttgtttacagtcACATCCATTTGCTCTAAATCAGGCGAGAAAATTTACAATATGAGCCTTATTGAAGCTTTTGTTGCTTTATTTCTAAGTGATGTTGAAAGTGATGAAGAACAAACAATCCGCGAGTGGTGGACAATCCGCGAGTGGGGATGCAGTCGAGGAACAATGCCGAAAAACTGTCGGCATCATCCGTCGGCAGGATACGGCCATGAGAAAATCAGTTACGCCGAAGGAAAGGCTTCTAGTTACATTAAGGTATTTAGCAACTGGAGAACGGTTTACAAATTTACAGTACTTGTTTAGAGTAAGTACCTGCGTAATAGGATGAATTTCTAcgtctttgtttttattaatacCAAATGTTTATTCAGGTGTCACGACAGCTTATTTCAAAGATTGTTCCCGAAGTATGCAAATGCTTAACAGAAGCCCTTGTTGATTTCGTAAAGGTATGTTATGTTTATGGTGCAAGCACAGAGAGTCCAGAGTTGGCCAGCAGCCCAGTAGGAATTAAAAAgcctttaatttatttctgttggtttATTGAAAGATCCGTAACTtgatttatcaattttaaaatgtcgATCTCTAATTTCGCACGGTCTTCtgaacttttttgtttcaatttttcttcgaCCAATTGCATAAATGgagaaatttttgttttttggtctTGCAAATGCTCCACTAATAAATTCATTGCCTTTTCTTTCAAGTCCCTCACTTTGTCACACATTTTCGTTGGGGTGAATGCGTTGATGGTCTGCGCACCGAGCGTGGGATCCGCGATGTTCCTGTTCCTGCTTTTGGTGTTCCGCTGGCTGGGTGGTCCGTTGGCTGAACGACTTCGCATGTAGATGGACCTGCCTGCTAtttgcgaaaaagaaaatatattagcagaattaatttgaaaaaaaaaatatgtaaaataaaataagcactagtcaatattattttctccCAGTTACCATCTACAAACAACGAATGGTTAGAAGTTGCAACGAAATTCAAAAATAGATGGGGGTTCCCGCACGTCATTGGTGCAATCGATGGTAAACATGTTCGAATCATTGCCCCTCATCAAAGTGGATCAGACTACttcaattacaaaaaaaaatttagtaTTGTGCTACTAGCTATAGTAGATTCTAATTATAATTTCTTGTATATAGATGTAGGAGCAAAAGGGTCGATTTCAGACGGTGGTGTGTTTCGACACTCAAGCATTtacgataaatttgaaaataaccaGCTGAACATTCCAAGCCCCGTGGTTCTGCATCCGCCTTTTGCGGTTAAAGTACCGTATATGTTATTAGGAGATCAGGCTTTTGCGTTATCAAATTATTGCATTCGACCTTTTGCAGGCTATCATCGACGTTGGATCTTTTGAAAGAAATTTCAATTATAGGCTTTCACGAGCAAAAATGACCGTCAAAAATGCATTTGGCATTCTTtccaatgtttttaaaatcttGCAAACAACGATTTTATTGAAACCACTTGCGGCGAAGCAAGAAGTTAGGACGACTGTCTTCttgttaaattttataaagAGCAGAAATCCAAATTACGCAACACAAGCACAATTTTATGATTCTACACATAACAGCATCGAATATCATGATTTAGAACCGTTACAAAATTCGAATAACATTACTGAAGGTGAAGAACAGGGTCAAAGATTAAATGTTAACACAATACGAAGTCATCTAGCCCATAACCTAGCATGGaattaatattaaataatGTTGCGAAAGAAGAACTACCACTACATgccttttgtttatttattatgttACCACCCAACATATTCAACCATCAACACACATCACACATTATTtgaatcaaattattttatattaacttATAGTCTTAGGCTTTTATGCATGAAATGGTAGAAATGATGATTATCGCAAACTAGCCTATATTGTGGTTGGTCTAGTCCCAGGCTGCTATAGCAGAGCCCAGGGAACCAAATATGAAGCTCGAAAATCTCGCCATCTAACATTATTGTTCTACGACAGGGGTCTCTGAActacggcccgcgggccgcatgcgAGACCCTCTCCTACCAGGATAAATGTGGCCTAACGCTACAGTTATTCTACCAAATGCGGCCCGCgtaaaaaaagtttggagaCCGCTGTTCTAAGACATTGTTAGTGCATGATAATATTGAAACATTGACTGTACACTTAACACCATGTTAGTTtaggttttgttatttttgcgcTAATCAGGTTTAGCAAATCTGGTTCAGTACTTACACTATCAATTGTTTCTCCAACATCAACTGAGTCCTTTAAAAAGCTCATGGCTTCTACTATCCACCCCATTCTTTGTGAAGTAGCAGCTCGATAGAACAATGAACAAGAGCATTCGTCAACGATTGAATatataaacaaaccaaaaatcaTTTATGATCAAAAACATTCACGATCACCCATTCTGCTCTGGTTTTCTCTGGATCCTTTTCTAATATTTCACCCTCTCATCCATGTTtgcgcttttgtttttgtatttcggGTGGCTCTTTGACCATAAAATTGGTTGTGCCTCCACTGCGGCAACAAGTTGCCGAGCCAGCTCCGGGCTTATTTTACtctcaaacaaaataaaacacatttgtaTATCATCGACGAGGTCTTAACAACTATTAAAGAACGTAAACCACTTACCTGCTCTCccatatttttactttcactatccatttctttattttcactgAATTCACTGAGAAGAATAATCCACAAACCACAAATCAATTTAgccacaaaaacaaatccaatcgaaaaatcaaaacaatgatTGACAGCatgtaaataaacataacGGACGGTTTTGAATCGAATGCACAGATAAGATCTACTACTCGAAAAGCTTTATTCGAGTTCTGGATCCTTTCTAATTCGAGCAGTCGAGCGAACGTTCGTTAGCGCACAGAAAAAGTCGAGCGAATGTTTTGGGCATTCTCCCGCTTCCATGtacgggtaaaaaaaaaagaccaacTGTTATAAATATGGTATACACCGACTGCCGCAAAAAGCTCGGGCCAAAAAAATCGGTCTACGCGTTCGTTCGCTTACGTGTGGCTCCTCGGTTAAACTTCGTATCGTATGGCGCACTTTGAGGGCTTCACACATGAGGGTTCGGCTAGATAATCACCCTACTACcatttttgaatgaactcaggcctatccccgtggatcggagcgagacgcagcgactgactAATGCTCTAtcgcattcgcgctgcagGGCCGACAATTTTCGACCCGCCCGCGAGCGTAACTTGTATGAAGAGTGAGCAAAACTTGTATGAAGCCTGAGCACGCGTGGATACAAACAAGTGCGAAGCCCTCAAAGAGCGCAATTCGCTCCATACAATTACACGCTCTCCACCGTACGGCAGTGCCGAGAGTGTACGCGAAGACCCCGCGAGAGCCTTAAATGGCCTGCTCTTGGTTGAGGCCTACGCTAGCGATCGCTAACGATGCATGCAAACGCATGTAGCTAGATATATATTGTACGTTTAGCGCGCCATTCTCTAGCAAGAGCGCCGGTCTAGTGGTTAGCGTACACAGACCGGAGTTGGAGAggttgggttcgaatcccgctGTGTGCTCGAGGCATGAGAGTGTTGTAGAAGGCAGAAGAGAGAAGGGGGCCCATCAGGGCTCtcctctttttcgtttttgccgctTTGCTCCGAATGAATTATCGCGGTTTAACTGGACGATCGTTGAGAGAACCGTTGACAAAACCGGGacccattttgtatggagaaatgttcattttgtgttggaTGGGCACAAGCCTCGATTTTTAAGTTCATGGGGAAAGGTTGGTGTAAGAGACAAggatatcaccatctcgctcttgtCCATTGATTTTCTATCTCGACCTTGTGGCGGTAGGGTGTCTTTCTTCTCCGACGAAGTTCGTTCCGTTATCGCTGTAGAAGTGGGATATTTTTCCCCTGCGGCACTGGAAGATTTTTAGACACACTAGAAAACTGTCTGTATCTAATTTTGGGCTCCGTTGACCGACGAACTGCTACTTCGAAGGGGCCGAAATATTCAACCCCAGTATGGAGAAACGGGGGAGTGTAAGGCTGGTTTGCAGGCAAGCAGGATGCACCATTGGCAGCACCTTTTCACATTGTTTAGGACTGCTCGCATGTTGATGATGCAGTATTCCTGTCTCAGCATGCTCATTACGACGTTGTCGGCTTGATACAAGCACCTCTCGTGGTAATCCCGGACGATTAGCTTGATTAAGCGGTTCTTTTGTGGCAGGATTATCGGCATCCTGGCAGACGCTGGCTCACGTTGAGCCCGTTTGAAGAGATAGGCTGGTATCGCGAACGAATCGATCGACACGATTTCGATCAAAAGAATTAGTCGATCGAAATCTAAATCTACTCGAAATAGCTATCGGCAACGGGGTTTCTGTTTCGATCGATAAACCATGGGTGGTCGTATAGTCGAGCAGCTTTCAGATCGATGTGGTTTACGTTTATGGTATCGCTTGCGTACGCAACGTTGCTGTGTTTTGTGTAGTTTttgatttaataattaaatatgaTTTCTTCGCCGTGTACTATACACGATGGTAAAGCCGATTCAATCAACCTTGTGAAATATCGTAGAAAATTGTGAAATGAAATCGATTGTAGGAAAAAATTCAGTGTCAACAAAACTCTGTTTATTCAAATTCGGCACCAAAATGCGCCCAGtatcggtccaaaccatctgTTAAAACCTAGTCTAACTTACAAAGCttagaatattaaaaaaactaaGTCTTATTTATAATGCTAGGATAtaactaatttattttattgacgAATTATCGATCAAAATCGAGACAACTGTTGACTGCTTGATGATTTATCGATTGTTTGCTTCTACGTTTCGATCGCGATAGATCGTGGTCATTCCGATGAAGCAAATGAACCAAAAATGAATACTTTTCGATAGGTTCATGCTatcgatcgaaatcgaaaccgTTCGCGATACCAACCATAGTTCTTCACCGCTTCTACATCTGACATCTTCACGGTAGATTTGAATGCGGCCTTATTTCTTAGATATTCCGTAAACTTCCGCAAGAATATCAGGTGTCGTACTAGTCGCATCCAGTCCGAATAGCGATCGATGCGCGAATAACCTCATCCTGTTTGAAGTGGCAGTTTACAATCTCTTCATCGGTGATGAGATTCGTTCTCTTCTTGGGCCAGTCCGCTTCATCGCTTGTCAGAGAAGAAGGTCCACCGATCCACAAGCTTTCATTGTTCGAAATCTTTGTTGCTGCATCCGCCGgattcttcttctcttcggcTGTGATTGTTTCTACTGTCTCCTTCACACCAAAATCGAGTACTTATTTGTCATTGCGTCCATTCTCTCTGCCTTCTTAATTATTATTAGttaattatcaattttcatGTTCGGGAGCCGCGCGTGCACTCAACAACTTCTCTCCTTCTTTCCCGACCACGATCCGCCCGAGCTTTGTCTCTATCGCGATTGGTTGGTTCGGTGGCCCAGCCTTCCTTTTGATGGGCACGATTAGATGGCGGGC encodes:
- the LOC131293712 gene encoding uncharacterized protein LOC131293712; protein product: MLKVMKNKQSASGGQSASGDAVEEQCRKTVGIIRRQDTAMRKSVTPKERLLVTLRYLATGERFTNLQYLFRVSRQLISKIVPEVCKCLTEALVDFVKLPSTNNEWLEVATKFKNRWGFPHVIGAIDGKHVRIIAPHQSGSDYFNYKKKFSIVLLAIGSLNYGPRAACETLSYQDKCGLTLQLFYQMRPA